Part of the Urocitellus parryii isolate mUroPar1 chromosome 2, mUroPar1.hap1, whole genome shotgun sequence genome, CACACCTCTGGAGATGATTGAATGAACGACAGCACACAATTTTCTGGAATGTTATCTGCCATTATAAAGAAACACTGCAAAGAATCAATACCAATCTGGTTTTATGTCATAATAGAAGTTCAAAACACAGGATTCAAAATTATATTCACAGTATTAGCCCTATAAATCATACATAAGCtacaactcaataacaaaaaactGCCGATGTCATAGATCATTCATTACATTcagctttttttgttcttttctaaacATAGGTACTATATAGGTAGGATGAACACTGGAAACATTTTAAGAGTTGATAGTTGTTATTTCTGGCATGTGGGACTTGgagggatttttttcttctctacaatCATCACTAGGTTACAAGGTTCCTATAAAACTCATGAGTAGACAGGAAAGAAGCAAATTAAAACACTGTCTCAGACATGCACTGAGCTTCTCTTAccgcattcattttttttttcctctcttcccttgcCCTTGGCGTGTCCAGGGCAGGGTACACAGGCCCCCACCTGGGCCACACAGGCATTGTGAAGGATGTATCAACCGCCACTGCCATGTTCCTGTGGAGCCCAACGTCTCCTGCCTGGTGATAAGCTGCCACCTGCTCTGCGGTGCTACCTTCCACATGTGCAAAGAGGCAGAGCACAAGCTCCTCTGTCCTTTAGAGCAGGTTCCATGCCTCAACTCTGAATATGGCTGCCCCCTTTTAATGTCCCGCCACAAGCTGGCCAAGCATCTGCAGATGTGCCCGGCCAGCGTGGTCTGCTGCTCCATGGAATGGAACCGCTGGCCAAACGTGGACTCAGAAACAATCCTTCATGAGAACATCATGAAAGAGACCCCCAATGAGGAGTGTTTGGATACAGCCCTGGCCCTCCAGGATCAGAAGATTCTCTTCGGATCCTTGAACATGGTAGAGCTTTTCCCAGAAACCAGAGATGCCACAGAGGCGGAGCCAACCAGGAATGGTGATGCCAACTGGGAGGAAATGGAAGGAGCAGTGGGAGGACCAGATGCCAGTTTGGTACCACACAACGGTTTGTCAGCACCCAACGGGGAGATGAATGAGTTGAGTCAAGAAGAACGAGAGGCACTAGCCAAGACCAAAGAAGGGATGGACCTGGCCAAGTTCAACAAGTGGGAAAACATGTTCAGCAAAGAACATGCAGCCTCTGCTTTAACTAGTTCATCAGCAAATTGTGAGAACAAGAGCAGGGATGGTGCAGGGACAGAACAGATTTCCGATGGCAATAACGTGGTAGAGGGAGAGGCTGCTGCCAATGGCGAAGAACCACAGCAAGACCAGAAGCAGAGGGACTTTTCCGTAGAAATGGAAAAGACAGGCCTTGCCCCCTGGCAGGATGGTGTTCTGGAAAGATTGAAAACAGCTGTAGATGCAAAGGACTATAATATGTATCTAGTGCACAATGGGCGGATGCTCATTCACTTTGGTCAGATGCCTGCTTGTACCCCCAGGGAGAGAGACTTTGTTTATGGCAACCTTGAGGCTCAAGAAGTTAAGACCGTTTACACCTTCAAAGTTCCTGTGAGCTACTGTGGGAAGCGAGCAAGAATTGGGGATGCCATGTTGAGTTGTAGGCCAAGTGAACACAAGGCCGTAGATACTTCTGACTTGGGGATCACCGTGGAGGACCTGCCAAAATCAGACCTCATCAAGACCACCCTCCAGTGTGCTTTGGAAAGAGAACTCAAGGGCCACGTCATCTCTGAATCCAGGAGCATCGATGGGCTGTTTGTAGATTTTGCCACACAGACGTACAACTTTGAGCCAGGACCGTTTTCCTCGGGGACAGTGCTGGCTGATCTCCTGACTGCTGCCAACCCAGGGGGACTTCATGTAGAGCTCCACAGTGAGTGTGTGACCAGGAGACACAACAAGAGTAGCTCTGCGTTTACTTTCACCTGCAACAAATTCTTCAGAAGGGATGAATTCCCCCTGCACTTTAAGAACGTCCACACAGACATTCAGTCATGCCTCAACGGCTGGTTCCAACACCGATGCCCCCTTTCCTACCTGGGATGTACATTTGTTCAGAACTATTTCCGTCCCCCAGGACAAAAGGCCAAAGTGATCTACAGTCAGAAGCTCAAGACCTTTGCCATCAAGCCCGAGGTTGCTCCAGAGCTGAACGAGAGCAGGAAGAACAACCATCTCATAGATCAAGGAGGAAAAAGCCAGAACTCTCTAACCAGCCTGCCCCTGGAGGTTTTGCAGTACATTGCTGGGTTCTTGGACAGCATCAGCCTGTCCCAGCTCTCCCAGGTGTCTGTGCTGATGAGGAATATCTGTGCCACCCTGTTACAGGAGAGAGGGATGGTCCTCTTGCaatggaagaagaagaagtacTCTCATGGAGGCACCTCCTGGAAAGTCCACAGAGAGGCAAGTTAATATGCATTCACTCAGTCAACAAATACTTGTAAAGAGCTTTTTATGTGCCAAGCATTGCACTAGATGATGGGACAGTTGTTAGAATTAAGACTGATTCAAGGAGATCAGTCTATTAAGGGAGACAGACCCTTCTCCACGCTGGTGTGTCCCCAGATTGCTTAACTGGTTTCCTTTGCCCTCCAGCTTCCAGTGGGGCTAATAccatgggagggaaggagggtggaAGAACAGGGTTGAAGGATCCACTCTCCTGGTTCCTTCCCTTCATGCCCCTTTGAACTGGCTAAGTTCAGCTAAGGTGGCTGCCTCCGGTGGCTCTCCCCACACAGTTACTCATTCTGGGTTCCTATGACAGCCTTCTTCCCCTTTAGGCCTAGAGGAGTGACTCTATACTGTTACTAAGGTTGGATACTCTACAGTATCTCATGGCTTTCCTGTACCTTGCccatatatttgaaaatcattcctcttaaaaattctcttaacGTGACCCCATTTGTGTGTGCCATCTATTTCCTGCTTGGACTCAATTACAGTAAGGCAACATTCTTCTCAGTCCTATGTCAACTGATTCttggttattgtttgttttgtagtgagtgctgagtattgaacccagaaccttgggCATACTAAGCAAACACTGAATCcatgaactacacccccagccctcaatgGTTCTTTGAAGAATAGTTTTTGCTGTTGATAAAGGCATTTTGAAATTCTTCATGAATTCAATCTACTGATCTCTCCCCTGGttcaaatacttaattttttcagAAAACTTTGTTGTATTAAAGCATCCCTTTCCTtcagtaaaatttttgttttttcttctccattggGTCATATTTACTTAGCTGTATTATGACTTCTACAGAAGTAAGACTCCTAATTCATCATATCTAAGTGCCtgtaatgtcctttttttttttttttttttttttttttggtagcggGGATTAAACTGAGGGATACTTCACTACTgagctgagctacatctccagaccttttcattttttatttttgaaatagggtccccctaatttgctcaggctggccttgaacttgtgttcttcctccctcagtttcccaaggagctgggattacaaatgtgtgccactacacctggcctgTAACGTTCTTTCTCATAGTAAATATGGGGGTAATACGAACCAAGAATGACTAATACCTATTTAGGTCAATAATTCTATAATATTAATGTTGCAGTTCTTCCTAATAGGTGGGTATTTAAGAGCTGCATTGGGGAATTAGAAGTGTTTGCATCTATTTTTGTTgactatatttaaaatgtgtatttccaTTATTGATCACCTAGACAGTCTTGTTCAAACATAATTATAAGACTCTCTCTTACGTATCCATGCCTACATCCATGTGCTAAACACTGACTGTCAACCACATGCTAAGGATAAATAGTGAATGAgatattcttttgaaaaagtgTTGTCTAAAACTACCTATTATCTTCCTCTACAAAACAGatgcaaataatttaatttttgcatgctagaaattacatttttctttttttggtggggggcaggtgggagtggggagaggtAAGTTTCAAGTTTGTTCCTAATTCAATGATTGCTGACCACTCTTGGATATCATTTGGGACAAACTAATTTGCTtgcagaaaagaacaaagagaatttAGTTGGGGCTAAAGGATATTCACATTAAAATGGCTTTTGGGGTAAAAAGGGAAATAATTCCAAGATCCcaagaaatagtttatttttgcacaggaacaagacaaaacaCTGAGGGTGAAGTAGTTAGGCTGAAAGGGTACCAGGTGCCAAGGGTGCCAAGCCTCATAGCCACATTTTAAAACTAGTAGCTTTGCCACCACCTCCTAGCTGGAAAGACCAGAGAGTGTTTTATTGAGTACTGACTCAACTCATAGAACTCTCCATTGAGGTAAGACCTTAATTTAGTTAGAATACTTCTAATTTCAAGCAGGTAGAAAAGCAATTAAAAGTACCATAAACAATAAATGGAATTTATTAGCCTATATAACTCAAAAGTCCTTAGCTAATAGTTTCAGGTAAGGCTTGATTTAGCAACTCAAAAAATTCCCCAATGTTCgttttactttctgtttctttgtttcctcAATATTGGCTCCATTCTAAGACAGTTCTCCTCTGGTGGTCCCTAGAGACTGCTGACACCTCCTAGGACTACAGTTCCCAGTTCAAGtacagaaggagaaagagaatctGCTTTTTGAAATCTCAAACAAAAGTGCTGGGGTAGAATCCCATTGGTGCTAATTGTCCTGATTTAAACTGGGTCTACTCTAGAACTAACAGTTGCTAGTGGAAGGACAGGGGAAGGTAGGTGGATGTCAATATGCTGATCTGTGTCATCATTCCCACACAACTGCAAGGCTGTCTGGGAAGGTTATTAATTGGAAGGGGGAAGCTTAAATTGGACACTGGGGAAGAAACTAACAAAAGTCAAATGCCACTGAACACTCTGGAAGGAAGTAGAGAGAGGCGTTTCCTTATCCTGTTCAAACACAGCCAGCCTGGGGGCATTGCCCCAGGTTTATCtttaagtttttctctttctccacagaTCTGGCAGTTCAGCAGCCTCTTCTCCCAAATCAAGAGCTGGGAGTTTAATGAAGTCACCTCCATGTCTGAGCATCTGAAGGCCTGTCCTTTCAACATCATAGAGCACAAGACTGACCCGATTCGTTTGACCAGCATGTGTCAGCCCCGTGAGCAGGCCCAAGAGAGCTTAGTCTCCACCTTTAGAACTAGACCACGAGGAAGACACATCTAGAGATTTGGATGGCATCATTCTTGAATTTTTCCTTGGAGTGATTGAAAGCAGGACTGAGAATGGTTTGAGAAACCCCTGCTGTAACTGCATATTCTGCTTCATTGCATGTATTGGAACATATGATGTCTTTCAAAACCTCAGCAATTGTACTAGATCTAAGAATTTCCTAAGCGATGACTTATATGATAATGCCACACTGtgacttagttttctttttcttttttctaaaatagataagTCTGAGGAGAGAATAAGTAACTGAGGCTATTTGGAAAGGAATACAAGTCTTTAGGAAGTGAGAGAGCAACGAAATTCCGTAACCAACAAAAGCCCATGATTTTACACTGGGCTTTTTGGTTTACAAAACTTGCATATTGGCAGGGCAGACAGTGCATGGACAGTCAGTTACTTCCTAGGGTGCAGAGTTACCTCCCAGGGTGCAGGGTGGAGGGCATCCAGCTCTAAGGTTCTGAAGCTGGGCCTATCTTGACAGTCAAGTTCAGGGTGACTTTTGGTCACCCTGATGCCTCTAAACCCAAGTAGTCCCAACTCATCCTAATAGAACAGAGCCCCCTGGCTGAGCACAGCAGCCTGGAGGATACCGCAGGCCCAAAGGTAAGGAGATCACTGAGTCTCTTGTGTAGATTCTTAGCAAGGTATAGAAAGCCTTGAAAAACGAGGGAGAGTCCAGAGGAGACTCTGTATTTTCAAAGAAAGGACAAAAGCCTCAAGCCTACTTTTGAACGTTTTTAATAATGATTCAGAGTCAAGGTTGTTTTTTCCTGAGACGTATATTGTAGGTCTGGGTGAAGGAGAGCATAGGCATAGCCCAGTGCCACCCTATATCTGAAATGACCTCCATACATGATGCCAACCTCAGTGTCATGCCAGGACACACAGGGAAGCTGAGGAGACTACGTGTTGGGTAAAGCCCAAACAAGACCCCCCACAGTTCCTGTGGCACTGGTCCGCAGGTACCATACACCACTTGGATAGTCCACTGGGGGCCCTAGAGAGAAAGACATATGAACACAGTGGTTCCTTGGATTGCCCCAAGCTTGCTGGTCATTCCTCCAGCTGGTCAAAAACAGATGCTACTGCTGTTTTTGATAACAAACCATGAATATTCACAAGCACATAAGTAGAGGGAAAAGTCCCCAATAAATTTGCAATCCCTGAAGCCAAGTTTCCTAATCTTGGAACTCCTAGCCACTTGGAACCCGGACTAGCTTcactactgagctacctccccagccccttttcattttgaggcagggtctcactacgtttctggagctggtcttgaacttgtgatgttcctgcctcagcctcccaagatgctggggttacaggtgtgcaccactgtgcctaaccAGAactattgacattttaaattggATAATTCTTTGTCATAATGGACTATTCTATATATTATAGGGTATTTAGCAATACCCTTGGCCTCTATTAAATCCATCCTCCACCCCACAGTAGCACTCACACAGTGAACagccaaaaatgtctccagatattgcAGAATGACCTCTGGGAGCAAAGTGGCTGCAGGCTGAGAACCACTGTCCTAAGGAATATCATAGCAGTAAGTTAGGATATGCTCATTTTTCAGTACAACAGAATCTTGTTGCACATAGCCATCCACAATGGCTGTGGTTTAATGCTGCCCTTATGTATCTACTAAATAGGTTTTAGATGTCAGGTGATATTAAGTCGGAAACCAGATGGATCCAATTGTTTGATATGGCTTCATGTCCCCAGGCCACATGGAAGAATATGTATTTTCTGCTCTCCTCAGTTATATCCAGGAAAGTTATTTGTCTTATGTTTATGTCCTTCTTACCTTAATCAGTGCCATTTTCCAAGCAGTTCTAGCTGTTCTCAAGCAAGtgagaaataggaaaaagggAGGACAGAACAAAAGGGAAGTAGAGAAAGAATTCACCCAACCAAAGAAATTGGCTCATTCATCTGGGTGCTTGTTTTGACTGGGTCGCCCCAGTTCAGAAATGGTGTAGATCATACCTCTGAAAAGGAAGAGTCAAGATGGTGGTAGAGCAAGCCCCAAACCAGAAATATGCTCATCTTTCATTATTATGTGCCACTTGGTACTATTTGGTAACGTAATCTTACTTTTTCTAAAGCTtattgtttgatttatattttacatttatatatgtcattgttttctaaaaatataactaGAGTGTGATCTAAGGCTTTACTCAGTGAAGATGAGTAACTAGAAGCAAACTCTGGATGTCAGGtgtgggaaagaagaaaggaagagagttcTCTGGGTGTCAGTTACATGTGTTTGGAATCTGGTCCTTCTTATGTGGAGGAATAATGCTCCCAAAGCCAGGATTTCTAattggaaaaagagagaaagaggaactaCGGACAGAGGACGATGAGTCGGGGCTGTGGTTGAGGAGCAACCACAGAGGCATGAAGAGGGCAGAAGGCTTTCCCTCCACAGCGAGGGTGGGCGGGGCACGGGTTCAGGACACGCCCCCTCGTGGGGGGCGGGGCGCTCCTTGAGGCACTTTCCTCTCCCATTTGCTCCCTTCAGAACAATACTGATTTGGTCAACATCATCAAACACATTTATAAGATAATTGTTCATATTGCAGGAAACCAGGGTACTGCTGGTATCTCCTGGTTCCTagaggagagagcagaggagcaggaggggaCCTTATCAGAGAGGCTGTGGGGAGACAGATGATTGATTAGTGAGGTGAGGCTGTAGTGAGCAGCAGGAGCAGGGAGTGCCTAAGGAAGAGACAAGACAGCTAGACATGGCTTCAGAGTAAGAAGCACttgaggtgggcagagagggctgtGTCACAGGAATAGAGCCTCAACAGAGCTCTTGATGAGCATCACAGCCCAGAAAGGCAGACCAGAGTAGAGACTAGCTTTGAATGTGGAGGGCAGGGTCTGTAGAACTTGGCCAGAAAGGACTCTATTGCCTTAGCAGCAAAGCGATCTGGAAAAGAACTTTCTCCTCTTCTGAAGGGAAGAGTAAAAAAGCAAAGTGGAACTTGGAGATGGATCGGGAAAACTGCTGTAAAAGTCTGCCTTCTGTGTGAAATCAAATCAAACTGAAATGAAGAATGATATTGTGTAGATGTGATGATCTATTGCTATATACTGGAAATCCCAGTGTCTCTATAGGAGGAAATAAAGGCTGCTTTGCACTCACCTTTGAAAGGTTAAGGTGTGTGAATCTTGTGAGTTATATCTAGAGAGTTTTGTGATTTGCTGGCGGAGAAGTCATTAACAAAACTAAGGATTGTGTGTCTTGAAGAAAAGTCAAGAACAAGCTTGAAGAGTACAGCTCTCTAGGTGCCCCCGCAGCTCACCAATTCTGATGAAGTCCTGGAGCAACTGTGGATCTCAGCCACTAATCCtagttcctcctcctccactccaaTGCCTTCTCCCTCCGTGAAAGCTGGACTCAACTTGGATGCTGGTAACAGCATAGATTCTATGTCCTATCAATCAAAGATCATCTACACCAAATCCCCCACTTTGTGCCCTCAAATCTTCTGTCTCtgacctttgctgaggctgatcccAGTAGTCTGGGGCTGAGAAAAACCCATCTTGCCCTGACCTGTCAATTTCCCTCATCCCATGGTTTGCTTGGCAATTCACTTTTTGTCCACAATGGCCATCCACATGTCCTTACCCTCTTTCCTATCTGCCTCGGCTCTGGGCCATTCAGAAGTTTCATGTACTTCCTCCATCCAGCCTGCTACAAGGAGGCCACTGTCTCTGGATCTAAATCCTCTTCAGCCTCACtacaatttgttttcctttcctttctcctgcttTCTATCCTCTAGATTGGGCTTCTTCCTCTACAATCACCACGTGGAAAGAAAAGGTGGCTGGCCTGGCACAACTGCTAAAGCTGGTAGATTTGATACCACCTTAACGTGGATACCACCTGGCCCCCTGTCATCCCACCTTACCACCATTCTCAAGATCACCTGTTTTGGACCGGGTGTAAGGGAATAGGAAAAATGTCTCGCCCTTGAATCTAGGGTGCTAGGAATAGGTAGTGTTAAGAGTGGGTCTTCTGGATATGCCTGGAAGGGGGTGGGAAATTAGAGCCATGAGAGCCAGGACTGCACAAGAAGTTTTATTTTCCTCAGCACAGAGGTGCACAGAAGTCCCACTTTATTTCCAACTTTAGGagtgaacagaaaaaaatctcagaaatatctcccaaggaaagaaaagtgGGCAAAAACACAACCAGGTAGAATAGACCCACCTTCTCAGGTAAGCAAACCAGGAAGCCCAGTGCTTACAAGGGAATAGAGCAGAGTTGGGGGTGTCATTATAGGGGGCATTACTGGGGAAGAAGGCAGGACCACAATGTAAACATCCAAGAGCTATTCCAGGACATAGAGGACACCATCAGGAAGGAGACCTCCTTCCTCATGCTGTTTTGGCCTGAAGCCCTAATGAAACAGGAGAGGGAAGTCTGTCCAGAACCTCAGGTAACCCAAGACTTCCTGTTAGGCACTTGCAGCAGGAATGGGGATGGGATGGAGGCAGAGCCACTTTGGACATGGGGAGTCACAGCTGTAGTAGATAGTGAGGTCAGTCACTGGAGGAGCTTGACATAATTTGCAGGGAAGAGTCCAAAGTGGCCG contains:
- the Fbxo40 gene encoding F-box only protein 40 codes for the protein MGRVHRPPPGPHRHCEGCINRHCHVPVEPNVSCLVISCHLLCGATFHMCKEAEHKLLCPLEQVPCLNSEYGCPLLMSRHKLAKHLQMCPASVVCCSMEWNRWPNVDSETILHENIMKETPNEECLDTALALQDQKILFGSLNMVELFPETRDATEAEPTRNGDANWEEMEGAVGGPDASLVPHNGLSAPNGEMNELSQEEREALAKTKEGMDLAKFNKWENMFSKEHAASALTSSSANCENKSRDGAGTEQISDGNNVVEGEAAANGEEPQQDQKQRDFSVEMEKTGLAPWQDGVLERLKTAVDAKDYNMYLVHNGRMLIHFGQMPACTPRERDFVYGNLEAQEVKTVYTFKVPVSYCGKRARIGDAMLSCRPSEHKAVDTSDLGITVEDLPKSDLIKTTLQCALERELKGHVISESRSIDGLFVDFATQTYNFEPGPFSSGTVLADLLTAANPGGLHVELHSECVTRRHNKSSSAFTFTCNKFFRRDEFPLHFKNVHTDIQSCLNGWFQHRCPLSYLGCTFVQNYFRPPGQKAKVIYSQKLKTFAIKPEVAPELNESRKNNHLIDQGGKSQNSLTSLPLEVLQYIAGFLDSISLSQLSQVSVLMRNICATLLQERGMVLLQWKKKKYSHGGTSWKVHREIWQFSSLFSQIKSWEFNEVTSMSEHLKACPFNIIEHKTDPIRLTSMCQPREQAQESLVSTFRTRPRGRHI